Part of the Pseudobdellovibrionaceae bacterium genome is shown below.
ATTTTGCAGAAGACCACTGCGAATAATGTGGCCAGAGCCAAAATAATGCTCACAAATGGTCGTATGTCTGTTGTTGAATATCTTTTACCCATGGACACCTTCCTTGGTTTGACGCCGCTCAAACACGCGAAGCTTGGCACTTCTTGATCTTGGATTTGATTTTTGCTCTTCACGGCTGGGAATAATGACTTTTTTGTTTACCAACACCCCTAAGCCTGACGCCTTGGCATCGCGAAGCGCATATTTTACGATTCTATCTTCAAGCGAGTGAAAGCTGATCACCATCAACCGCCCACCATCAGCCAACATCTTGATTAGCTCAGGCAAAGCCGCTCTTACGGCCTCTAACTCGCTGTTCACACAAAGCCGGAGGGCTAAAAAATAATTTGTCGCTGGATGGTGGCCCTTCTTTCGCCACCCCTCGGTCTTCTCTATAAGCGACGAAAGCTGTTGAGTTGTTGAGAAGGGTTGATTTTTCCGCTGCTGTAAAATGGCCGTCACCACACGCCCTGGCCTTCGAATCTCGCCCAACTCAAAAAATAAATCTCGCAACTCTTGTTCAGACCAACTATTTACAACTTCCGCGGCCGATAGTGATGCATTCTGGTTCATGCGCATATCGAGGGGACCATCATTATAAAAACTAAAGCCTCGTTCACTTTGATCAAGCTGCGGAGAGCTCACGCCCAAGTCTAGGAGTATCAAGTCAAAGCCTTGCTCACCGACAATTTCAGTGAGTGCAGCCGATACCGAGGCGGTATCAGAAAAGTTGGCGTGTAAGATATAAAAACGACCGCCAGCGATTTCATTTGAAAAATTATCTTTGGCAAAATTCACGGCATCGAGATCTTGATCGATAGCCACATATTTGGCCTCTGCAAATTCATTCATGATCGCCCGCGCATGCCCACCACGACCAAAGGTGCCATCTAAAATATATCTAGGATCTCCGGGCATGGCTTTAACCATGGCAAGGACTTCATCTAGTAAAACAGGTATATGTGCCATTCTAATCCTCACCGTGCTCTAAAGCGGCCACACTACTTAAAATTGATTCGAAGTCACCGGCTAAATCATCACAAAGCAGATCCCAAACCCCCTGCGGCCAAACCTCAAACTTGTGCCCCATTCCAACGAGCACAAGC
Proteins encoded:
- the rsmH gene encoding 16S rRNA (cytosine(1402)-N(4))-methyltransferase RsmH produces the protein MAHIPVLLDEVLAMVKAMPGDPRYILDGTFGRGGHARAIMNEFAEAKYVAIDQDLDAVNFAKDNFSNEIAGGRFYILHANFSDTASVSAALTEIVGEQGFDLILLDLGVSSPQLDQSERGFSFYNDGPLDMRMNQNASLSAAEVVNSWSEQELRDLFFELGEIRRPGRVVTAILQQRKNQPFSTTQQLSSLIEKTEGWRKKGHHPATNYFLALRLCVNSELEAVRAALPELIKMLADGGRLMVISFHSLEDRIVKYALRDAKASGLGVLVNKKVIIPSREEQKSNPRSRSAKLRVFERRQTKEGVHG